The following coding sequences lie in one Marispirochaeta sp. genomic window:
- the ilvC gene encoding ketol-acid reductoisomerase: MARKFFDSDADLKYLDGKTIAILGYGNQGRSQALNLRDSGVNVIIGSPRKDESEVEANSEGFPVLTISEAVRESDILMILLPDEILPEIYESKIKPYLRSGMVFSVASGYNIYYEKLDIPTDIDVIMIAPRMIGRDVRTLFEEGKGAPCLISVERDATGNAWNILLAITKGLGATRSVAVESSCREETIVDLMGEQGNGGSMIFFTNCLYECLVEAGCSPESVLLELYASGENIAVARAICEEGMINQLRFHSHTSQYGQLSKGQGLVDEATKKILNKYISDIIDGTFCEEWTEVQKDGMKKFNEVWDIGKGLPMSQEEEKLYKLLGRR, encoded by the coding sequence ATGGCTAGGAAATTTTTTGACAGTGACGCAGATTTGAAATATTTGGACGGAAAGACAATCGCTATTTTAGGTTATGGGAATCAGGGACGGTCGCAGGCTCTTAACCTCCGAGATAGTGGCGTGAATGTCATTATTGGTAGTCCGCGCAAAGACGAAAGCGAAGTGGAGGCAAATAGTGAGGGATTTCCCGTTCTTACTATATCGGAAGCGGTAAGAGAATCGGATATTCTCATGATTCTTCTGCCCGATGAGATCCTTCCTGAAATTTATGAGAGTAAGATTAAACCTTATTTACGCAGTGGTATGGTTTTCTCTGTTGCCAGTGGTTACAACATATATTATGAAAAATTGGACATCCCTACTGATATTGATGTCATTATGATTGCTCCACGCATGATAGGACGGGATGTTCGTACGCTTTTTGAAGAAGGAAAGGGAGCCCCCTGTCTTATTTCTGTGGAAAGGGATGCTACGGGTAATGCGTGGAACATCCTACTCGCTATTACAAAAGGTTTGGGCGCGACAAGATCCGTAGCGGTGGAATCAAGTTGTCGAGAGGAAACTATTGTTGATCTGATGGGTGAACAAGGCAACGGCGGATCTATGATTTTTTTTACAAACTGTCTTTACGAATGCCTTGTGGAAGCTGGTTGCAGCCCTGAGTCTGTACTGCTGGAGTTGTATGCATCTGGGGAGAACATTGCTGTTGCCCGTGCGATATGTGAAGAGGGGATGATCAATCAACTTCGATTTCATTCCCACACGAGTCAGTATGGTCAGTTGAGCAAAGGACAGGGACTTGTCGACGAAGCGACAAAAAAAATACTCAATAAGTATATCAGCGATATTATCGATGGAACTTTTTGCGAGGAGTGGACGGAAGTTCAGAAGGACGGCATGAAAAAATTCAACGAAGTATGGGACATCGGTAAAGGGCTTCCTATGAGTCAAGAGGAAGAAAAGTTATATAAGCTGCTGGGCCGCCGGTAA
- a CDS encoding sugar phosphate isomerase/epimerase family protein — MHKFKFGVDSFIWTEVFSVQDLWIIEKAKELGFEVIDLAIAHPESFPVQEVKRETERVGIDVVTTTTLGNNTNPISPDPKIRAAAVDSMKKLIDINYELGSSLLGGVNYAAWGYLTKKPRTRTEWNRSVDCMKQVGEYAAAQGRLKICVECVNRFETHFLNIAEDAVRYCKEVGTGNIGVHLDCFHMIREEESFAGAVKACGKEYLGYVHVCESNRGIPGTALVPFKEFFTALKNIGYSGWLVIESFDPGFEELNGNCAIWRKFAESGEQLAIEGLKNLKAIAATV, encoded by the coding sequence ATGCACAAGTTTAAATTCGGCGTGGATTCCTTTATCTGGACGGAAGTATTTTCCGTGCAGGACCTTTGGATTATTGAAAAGGCAAAAGAGCTTGGCTTCGAAGTAATTGACCTCGCGATTGCACATCCGGAAAGTTTTCCTGTACAAGAAGTTAAGCGGGAGACTGAAAGAGTCGGTATCGATGTGGTTACCACTACCACGCTGGGGAACAATACGAATCCTATTTCGCCTGATCCCAAAATCAGAGCGGCGGCAGTGGACTCAATGAAAAAGCTTATTGATATTAATTATGAGCTGGGATCATCGCTTCTTGGCGGGGTGAACTATGCCGCATGGGGTTATTTAACAAAGAAGCCAAGAACCCGAACCGAATGGAATAGATCGGTTGATTGCATGAAACAGGTGGGTGAATATGCCGCAGCACAAGGACGTCTTAAAATTTGCGTAGAATGTGTTAATCGGTTCGAAACCCACTTTTTAAACATAGCGGAAGATGCAGTACGCTATTGTAAAGAGGTTGGAACCGGTAATATAGGCGTTCATCTCGATTGTTTCCATATGATCCGGGAGGAAGAGAGTTTTGCGGGCGCAGTGAAGGCCTGCGGAAAAGAGTATTTGGGGTATGTTCATGTTTGCGAGAGTAATCGTGGTATTCCCGGTACGGCGCTTGTCCCGTTTAAGGAATTTTTTACTGCCCTCAAAAATATCGGATACTCGGGATGGCTGGTGATTGAATCCTTTGACCCGGGGTTTGAAGAATTAAATGGGAATTGTGCCATTTGGAGAAAATTCGCGGAATCTGGAGAACAGCTTGCAATTGAAGGCCTCAAGAACTTGAAAGCCATTGCAGCCACTGTTTAA
- a CDS encoding ABC transporter ATP-binding protein, producing MKETQMENLVHIRNMSLAFKKGEELNQVVHNADLEIRPNEVLALVGESGSGKTVTASSILRLLPRERVAYPSGEILYKELDLLKADEKTLLSIRGGKIGMIFQEPMSSLNPLHSIEKQLAESLFLHQGLNLEQARPIALEWLNKVGLRDPEKRLKAFPHELSGGERQRVMIAMALINEPELLIADEPTTALDVTIQAQILDLILNLKEELRTAVLFITHDLSIVRRIADRVAVMQQGKVVETAETEQLFSSPQAEYTRRLIEAEPHNEPPLADPDAEMILSTRELKVWFPIQKGLLRRTVDHVKAVDGVTVTVRKGQTLGIVGESGSGKTTLGRAVLRLTGSQGEIVFKGTSLAGIREKEFRPFRRSMQIIFQDPYGSLSPRMSVESIIGEGLEVHTELKKEEREERIIAAMKEVGLDPETRFRYPNEFSGGQRQRIALARALVLKPDFIILDEPTSSLDRSIQFQVIELLKDLQTRHDLTYVFISHDLKVIRSLCHYIVIMKDGRIVEEGEARRVFSAPKHPYTQELLRTAFEN from the coding sequence ATGAAAGAAACACAGATGGAGAATCTTGTACATATCCGCAATATGAGCCTGGCCTTTAAAAAGGGGGAAGAACTGAACCAGGTGGTCCATAACGCGGACCTTGAAATCCGCCCCAACGAGGTCCTTGCTTTGGTAGGCGAGAGCGGCTCCGGCAAAACCGTTACCGCGAGTTCGATCCTGCGGCTGCTGCCCCGGGAGAGGGTGGCTTATCCCTCGGGAGAAATCCTGTACAAAGAGCTGGACCTGCTGAAAGCCGACGAAAAGACTCTGCTCTCAATCCGGGGCGGAAAAATCGGCATGATCTTCCAGGAGCCCATGAGCTCTCTGAATCCCCTGCACTCCATAGAAAAACAGCTTGCAGAGAGTCTCTTTCTGCATCAGGGCTTGAACCTTGAACAGGCCCGGCCCATCGCCCTGGAATGGCTGAACAAGGTGGGCCTCAGGGATCCGGAAAAACGCCTGAAAGCCTTTCCCCATGAGCTTTCGGGAGGGGAGCGTCAGAGAGTCATGATCGCCATGGCCCTGATTAACGAGCCGGAACTGCTTATAGCCGATGAGCCGACTACCGCTCTGGATGTTACCATCCAGGCCCAGATTCTGGACCTGATTCTGAACCTCAAAGAGGAGCTCAGGACAGCAGTACTCTTTATTACTCATGATCTTTCCATTGTCCGGCGTATAGCCGACCGGGTGGCGGTCATGCAGCAGGGAAAGGTCGTGGAGACGGCGGAAACGGAACAACTCTTCTCATCTCCCCAGGCTGAATACACCCGACGGCTCATCGAGGCGGAACCTCACAATGAGCCGCCTCTGGCAGATCCCGATGCCGAAATGATCCTCAGCACCCGCGAACTGAAAGTCTGGTTCCCCATTCAAAAGGGACTTCTGCGGCGCACGGTGGACCATGTAAAGGCCGTTGACGGGGTCACCGTTACCGTACGCAAGGGCCAGACCCTGGGGATTGTCGGCGAAAGCGGCTCCGGCAAGACGACCCTGGGCCGGGCGGTCCTCAGGCTGACCGGCAGTCAGGGGGAGATCGTCTTCAAAGGGACCTCCCTTGCAGGAATCAGAGAAAAGGAGTTTCGTCCCTTTCGGCGCAGCATGCAGATCATTTTCCAGGATCCCTACGGTTCTTTAAGCCCCCGGATGTCGGTGGAGTCCATCATAGGCGAAGGACTTGAGGTCCACACGGAGCTGAAAAAAGAAGAACGGGAGGAACGGATCATCGCTGCCATGAAAGAAGTCGGTCTGGACCCGGAAACCCGTTTCCGTTACCCCAACGAGTTCTCCGGAGGGCAGAGACAGCGCATCGCCCTGGCCCGCGCCCTGGTACTCAAGCCCGACTTTATCATCCTTGACGAGCCGACCTCGTCACTGGACCGTTCGATTCAGTTCCAGGTTATAGAATTGCTTAAAGACCTTCAGACACGCCACGATCTGACCTACGTTTTTATCAGCCACGACCTGAAAGTCATTCGATCTCTCTGTCATTATATTGTGATTATGAAGGACGGCAGAATAGTCGAGGAGGGGGAAGCACGCAGAGTGTTCAGCGCCCCGAAGCATCCCTACACTCAGGAACTTCTGCGTACCGCCTTTGAGAATTAA
- a CDS encoding aldolase/citrate lyase family protein — protein MTNFKEKLKQGQVVLGTHTCINDPVGTEIFGDCGFDYVWIDMEHTGITLDIIQLHLLAARATNTPAIVRVLWNELYLVKPVLEMGASGIVFPMISNAEQAEKAVSYCKYPPAGVRGFGPKRAVRYGLDDVGQYIREKGSDIMVFTQIETVAAVKNLDEMLKVDGITAFIIGPMDLSGSYGHFGDIRHPVVDKVTDEVIARIHRAGKYVGTSVGDYSEDSFNYWIKKGIDFISAGSELDYMISGGKETLANARKALSKAGRKQL, from the coding sequence TTGACAAATTTCAAGGAAAAATTAAAGCAGGGGCAAGTTGTACTTGGAACACATACTTGTATTAACGATCCTGTCGGAACGGAAATCTTCGGCGACTGTGGATTTGATTATGTTTGGATTGACATGGAACACACAGGCATCACCTTAGACATAATTCAATTGCATCTTTTGGCAGCCAGGGCTACTAATACGCCGGCCATTGTGCGGGTGCTTTGGAATGAACTGTATCTTGTAAAACCTGTGTTAGAAATGGGTGCTTCCGGTATTGTTTTCCCGATGATTAGCAACGCTGAGCAGGCGGAGAAAGCGGTTTCTTATTGTAAATACCCGCCTGCGGGGGTAAGGGGGTTCGGGCCAAAACGTGCGGTCCGGTATGGTCTGGATGATGTTGGTCAGTATATTCGCGAAAAAGGCAGTGACATAATGGTATTTACTCAGATTGAAACGGTTGCCGCTGTTAAAAATCTTGACGAAATGCTCAAAGTGGATGGCATCACTGCCTTTATTATCGGTCCTATGGATTTATCAGGATCTTACGGACATTTTGGCGATATTCGTCATCCCGTTGTAGATAAAGTGACGGATGAAGTTATCGCCAGAATCCACCGTGCTGGCAAATATGTTGGAACATCTGTGGGAGATTATTCAGAGGATAGCTTTAATTATTGGATTAAGAAGGGCATCGACTTCATCTCTGCGGGATCGGAACTTGACTACATGATATCAGGTGGAAAAGAAACACTTGCGAATGCCCGAAAAGCATTAAGTAAAGCCGGACGAAAGCAGTTATAA
- a CDS encoding dihydroxyacetone kinase subunit DhaK, whose amino-acid sequence MKKFVNEPSQFVDEMLEGIIEAHPVQLGYCSNYKRNIVRAECKNKVGLVSGGGSGHLPLFMGYVGEGLLDGCAVGGVFQSPSAEQIYDITKHVDASKGVVYIYGNYSGDIMNFEMSSEMAELDDIKTAHIVGADDIASAPKGEEYKRRGVAGIFYIYKCAGAASEAGAHFDEVIRIANKAKENVRTIGVAFSPCTIPEVGKPSFIIGDDEMEIGMGIHGEPGINRLKIQNSDKIVDQMLDQILTDMELQNGHEVSVMVNSLGATSKEELYIIYRRIAERFAKLNIKIFHSYIGEFATSMEMAGASISVCKLDSELKALLSTRASTPFFEQRQL is encoded by the coding sequence ATGAAAAAATTTGTAAATGAGCCTAGTCAATTTGTAGACGAGATGCTTGAAGGTATTATTGAAGCGCATCCTGTCCAACTCGGCTATTGCAGCAACTACAAACGCAACATTGTGCGTGCGGAGTGCAAGAATAAAGTGGGGTTGGTTTCCGGGGGTGGTAGCGGACACCTCCCCTTGTTCATGGGTTATGTGGGCGAAGGACTTCTCGATGGATGCGCTGTAGGAGGAGTGTTTCAGAGCCCCAGTGCCGAGCAGATTTATGACATCACCAAACATGTTGATGCCTCGAAGGGCGTTGTGTATATCTATGGCAACTATAGCGGCGATATTATGAACTTTGAAATGTCCAGCGAAATGGCAGAGCTGGATGATATCAAAACTGCTCATATCGTGGGTGCTGACGATATTGCCTCAGCTCCTAAAGGGGAGGAGTACAAACGTCGTGGAGTCGCTGGTATTTTCTACATTTATAAGTGTGCAGGGGCTGCCTCCGAAGCCGGTGCACACTTCGATGAGGTTATCAGAATTGCAAACAAGGCAAAAGAGAACGTTCGTACCATAGGTGTCGCCTTCTCTCCATGTACCATCCCCGAGGTTGGGAAGCCAAGTTTCATAATTGGTGACGATGAAATGGAGATCGGGATGGGTATCCATGGTGAGCCAGGAATCAATAGGTTGAAAATTCAAAATTCCGACAAGATCGTAGATCAGATGCTTGATCAGATTCTTACTGATATGGAGTTACAGAATGGTCACGAGGTTTCCGTAATGGTCAATAGTCTTGGAGCAACTTCTAAGGAAGAACTTTATATTATTTATCGTCGAATTGCTGAACGGTTTGCCAAACTTAACATTAAAATTTTCCACTCTTATATTGGGGAATTTGCAACTAGTATGGAGATGGCTGGTGCCTCTATTTCAGTCTGTAAACTTGACAGTGAACTTAAAGCCCTGTTGTCGACAAGGGCCAGCACTCCATTCTTTGAGCAGAGGCAATTGTAG
- a CDS encoding lactate racemase domain-containing protein produces MQYDTSVIDGLIQDYTVPELKRITQVPKMKGIDNLRGELLTRLERCGLSGHISPGMRVAVAVGSRGIADISLIAKTVIDYLISKGAKPFVVPAMGSHGGATPDGQRSVLSGYGVTEETMGVPVDDSMDVVEIGEIASNVPCYIAKSAFESDGIVLCARVKPHTDFRGEHESGLLKMIGIGLGKHKGAIALHGRGFENMENSIKMAAKNALDHTKLLLGVAVVENEIHETCRISCVLPEDFFQVDKEELEISKNLIGGIPFDKIDILFLGEIGKEVSGNGFDPNIADRFTFRGKQYHAGPNPRYIIVSNLSEATHGNAAGVGTADFITKRVFEKIDFPSTYINCITARGPQGAKIPMVMQDDETAIRLCMMMCGKSVNNIRIVCMKNTMTSMELFVSPALIQECREGIIRNEEKLKIKEGYFTNL; encoded by the coding sequence ATGCAGTATGATACAAGCGTGATAGACGGCCTGATTCAGGATTATACGGTACCTGAATTAAAAAGAATAACGCAAGTGCCAAAGATGAAAGGGATAGATAATCTGCGTGGCGAATTGTTGACTCGACTTGAGCGATGTGGTTTGTCCGGACATATCTCGCCTGGAATGCGCGTGGCAGTCGCGGTGGGTAGTCGGGGCATAGCCGATATTAGCCTTATAGCAAAAACTGTAATTGATTATCTCATAAGTAAGGGTGCTAAGCCGTTTGTGGTTCCGGCCATGGGCAGTCACGGAGGGGCTACGCCGGATGGACAGAGAAGCGTTCTCTCCGGATATGGTGTGACCGAAGAAACGATGGGAGTTCCTGTCGATGATTCGATGGATGTCGTTGAAATTGGAGAGATTGCTTCGAATGTCCCCTGCTATATCGCAAAGAGTGCATTTGAGTCCGACGGCATAGTTCTCTGTGCGCGGGTCAAACCTCACACCGACTTTCGCGGCGAACATGAAAGTGGCTTGCTCAAAATGATCGGGATCGGTTTAGGCAAACACAAGGGGGCTATAGCACTGCACGGGCGAGGCTTTGAGAATATGGAAAACAGTATCAAAATGGCCGCAAAAAATGCCCTTGACCATACAAAGCTTCTTCTCGGAGTTGCAGTAGTTGAAAATGAGATTCATGAGACCTGTCGAATATCCTGTGTTTTGCCGGAAGATTTTTTTCAAGTAGATAAAGAAGAACTGGAAATTTCAAAAAATCTTATCGGGGGAATACCCTTTGATAAGATAGACATCTTATTCTTGGGCGAAATCGGCAAGGAGGTGAGCGGGAATGGATTTGATCCCAACATTGCCGATCGATTTACTTTTAGGGGAAAGCAGTATCATGCAGGCCCGAATCCGAGATATATCATTGTTTCTAATCTCTCTGAGGCAACTCATGGTAACGCAGCCGGGGTGGGAACTGCGGATTTCATAACCAAACGGGTTTTTGAAAAGATTGATTTTCCGTCTACTTATATAAATTGTATCACAGCACGCGGACCCCAAGGGGCAAAAATTCCAATGGTTATGCAAGATGATGAGACCGCTATCCGGCTTTGCATGATGATGTGTGGCAAGAGTGTAAACAATATTCGAATTGTGTGTATGAAAAATACAATGACCTCCATGGAACTTTTTGTATCTCCAGCACTGATTCAAGAATGCAGGGAGGGCATTATACGTAATGAAGAAAAGTTAAAAATAAAAGAAGGATACTTTACGAACTTATAG
- the dhaL gene encoding dihydroxyacetone kinase subunit DhaL, with translation MAKVFAASRGRIVVERLIRTVHENRSYLSEIDGKIGDGDHGINMDKGFSIVEKELAGREIGISEAFQILGHVLIDEIGGSMGPLYGTFFKRMARTCRDEAQVDTRVLQSMLIAAYEGIQQLGNAKVGDKTLVDTLSPAVVAVKNAVTAGKSFEMTVDDMIAAAENGWKSTKDLIAKVGRASRLGERSLGVLDAGATSCYLLLKSMGETMKEFAI, from the coding sequence ATGGCGAAAGTATTTGCAGCATCCAGAGGCAGAATAGTAGTGGAGCGGCTTATCCGCACGGTTCATGAAAATCGGTCATATTTGAGTGAGATTGACGGAAAAATTGGCGACGGCGATCACGGTATAAATATGGACAAAGGATTTTCGATCGTTGAAAAAGAATTGGCAGGTCGGGAAATAGGCATAAGCGAGGCTTTTCAGATTCTTGGACATGTATTGATAGATGAGATAGGTGGGTCGATGGGGCCTCTATATGGGACATTTTTTAAACGGATGGCTCGTACCTGTCGCGATGAGGCGCAGGTCGATACACGTGTACTTCAATCGATGTTAATTGCTGCCTACGAGGGTATACAACAATTGGGGAACGCTAAGGTGGGAGATAAAACCTTGGTTGATACCTTGTCTCCGGCTGTGGTCGCAGTGAAAAATGCTGTGACTGCCGGGAAATCCTTTGAAATGACCGTCGACGATATGATTGCCGCGGCGGAGAACGGTTGGAAGTCAACTAAAGATTTGATAGCGAAGGTCGGTCGCGCAAGCCGTCTGGGAGAGCGTTCTCTAGGAGTTTTGGATGCGGGAGCCACCAGCTGCTATTTGTTGCTTAAGAGTATGGGAGAAACGATGAAGGAGTTCGCGATATGA
- a CDS encoding dihydroxyacetone kinase subunit L, which produces MYLIELDSAVGDGDLGITMEKGFLAAAALAAAMSESRPGSILMKAGIEIAKVAPSTMGTLMGTGLMRGGKAVIGKDSLNASDMVDFFAGFLQGVTDRGKAKAGEKTILDVLIPMVDAMRAYKGTDITEVLGWAKKGAIQGIENEKTMMSQHGKAAVFREKTIGVKDPGSEAVLLMIGACYESMKNRT; this is translated from the coding sequence ATGTATTTAATCGAACTCGATAGTGCCGTCGGCGATGGGGACCTCGGCATCACTATGGAGAAGGGCTTTCTTGCAGCTGCGGCCCTCGCGGCGGCAATGTCCGAATCCCGGCCCGGATCGATCCTGATGAAAGCTGGAATAGAAATTGCTAAGGTTGCACCGTCAACCATGGGGACTCTCATGGGTACCGGTTTGATGCGGGGCGGCAAGGCCGTTATTGGGAAAGACTCTTTGAATGCTTCCGATATGGTGGATTTCTTTGCCGGATTTCTCCAGGGGGTTACCGATCGGGGAAAGGCCAAAGCAGGGGAGAAGACGATTCTTGATGTTCTGATTCCTATGGTCGATGCCATGCGTGCATATAAGGGAACAGACATTACCGAAGTTCTCGGATGGGCAAAAAAAGGTGCCATCCAAGGTATCGAAAACGAGAAAACCATGATGAGCCAGCATGGGAAGGCCGCAGTGTTCAGGGAAAAAACTATCGGGGTCAAGGATCCGGGAAGTGAAGCTGTCTTGCTCATGATCGGCGCATGCTATGAAAGTATGAAAAACCGAACATAG
- a CDS encoding RraA family protein, protein MLDYADLLKLKRWNTPTVYNGWESVTKKDRLDVRCNREEVKDFMPQMGSMAGYAVTVTFEPSNKDHFVNNEDKWHRYREYLVSVPGPKIVVVQDFDSPDKIIGSFWGEVCSNMHRALGCVGTVTDGAIRDVDEMTNAGFKALARRLCVGHAYSVPVAWGVPVEVYGCNVNPGDLIHADKHGFLVIPEDDQKFLVEAVVYMDTNECLTTISAARQGVGKPLDQVVLDLDQASARFAENKEAMQKRFQLK, encoded by the coding sequence ATGCTTGATTACGCAGATTTGCTGAAGCTCAAACGATGGAATACTCCCACCGTTTATAATGGGTGGGAGTCTGTGACGAAAAAGGATCGGCTTGATGTCCGGTGTAATCGGGAAGAAGTCAAAGACTTTATGCCGCAGATGGGCAGTATGGCCGGATATGCTGTAACGGTGACATTTGAACCGAGTAACAAGGACCATTTTGTCAACAATGAGGATAAGTGGCATCGCTATCGTGAATACCTTGTCTCCGTTCCTGGACCTAAAATTGTCGTCGTACAAGATTTTGATTCACCGGACAAAATTATCGGTTCTTTCTGGGGAGAAGTCTGCTCAAATATGCATAGGGCTCTGGGCTGTGTAGGGACTGTGACCGACGGTGCAATTCGTGATGTGGATGAGATGACTAATGCCGGGTTTAAAGCACTCGCAAGGCGTTTGTGTGTCGGCCATGCTTATTCAGTTCCGGTTGCCTGGGGAGTGCCGGTAGAAGTATACGGATGTAATGTGAACCCGGGGGATCTGATTCATGCCGACAAGCACGGATTCCTGGTTATTCCCGAAGATGATCAGAAATTCCTGGTAGAGGCCGTTGTTTATATGGATACCAATGAGTGTCTCACCACCATTAGTGCTGCCCGGCAGGGTGTGGGTAAACCTCTCGATCAGGTGGTTCTGGATCTCGATCAGGCGAGTGCCCGATTCGCCGAGAATAAGGAGGCTATGCAGAAAAGATTTCAGCTGAAATAG
- a CDS encoding dihydroxyacetone kinase subunit DhaK — protein MQKIINDANQTVEDYLEGFVKAHSDFIMATANPRVLKYKDTPLRGKVGVVTGGGSGHKPAFVGYIGKNLVDVVAVGEIFSSPTARAFYDAIREADSGRGVAVLYGNYAGDVMNVRMATEDAEDDGIKVKTVLANDDVPSAPKDQRQKRRGVAGEIFMWKIGGAKAALGGSLDEVIAVAQKAIDNTRSIGIGLSPCTIPAVGKPNFSIKEGWMEVGIGHHGEPGIAVQDLKSAKEIASMCLEEILPDLPFSADDEVAVLISGLGSTPVMELYIYYNEIAMILEERGISVYRPYVGNYFTSLDMTGVTLTIMKLDQELKELLDLDCYSTGLKQISI, from the coding sequence ATGCAAAAGATTATAAATGATGCAAATCAGACAGTTGAAGATTATTTGGAAGGATTTGTAAAAGCACATTCGGATTTTATTATGGCCACGGCAAATCCGCGGGTACTTAAATATAAAGATACGCCTTTAAGGGGTAAGGTTGGAGTAGTAACCGGTGGTGGAAGCGGCCATAAGCCGGCATTTGTTGGATATATCGGGAAAAATTTGGTCGATGTAGTGGCGGTAGGAGAGATTTTCAGCTCTCCCACCGCGCGTGCTTTTTACGATGCGATCCGGGAGGCCGACAGCGGCCGGGGAGTTGCCGTCTTGTACGGAAATTATGCTGGCGATGTAATGAACGTCAGGATGGCGACGGAAGACGCCGAGGATGACGGCATCAAGGTAAAGACTGTGCTTGCCAATGATGATGTTCCAAGTGCGCCGAAGGATCAACGGCAGAAGCGACGAGGAGTGGCCGGAGAAATTTTTATGTGGAAGATCGGCGGGGCAAAGGCGGCCTTGGGTGGTTCTTTGGATGAAGTAATCGCTGTAGCCCAGAAGGCAATAGACAATACGCGTAGCATAGGTATCGGGTTGTCACCCTGTACGATTCCGGCTGTGGGTAAACCGAATTTCAGCATTAAGGAAGGATGGATGGAAGTCGGAATAGGACACCATGGAGAACCGGGAATAGCCGTTCAGGATTTGAAGTCTGCCAAAGAGATTGCCTCTATGTGCCTGGAAGAGATTTTGCCTGATTTACCTTTCTCGGCAGACGATGAAGTGGCTGTTCTGATAAGTGGACTGGGCTCTACGCCTGTCATGGAACTCTATATTTATTACAATGAAATAGCAATGATTCTGGAAGAACGAGGAATTTCGGTGTACCGTCCGTACGTTGGAAATTACTTCACCAGCTTGGACATGACGGGAGTTACTCTTACAATAATGAAGTTGGATCAGGAACTGAAAGAGCTTTTAGATCTTGATTGTTATTCCACGGGATTGAAACAGATATCTATCTAA
- a CDS encoding LacI family DNA-binding transcriptional regulator: MGKVTSKEIAKLAGVSVSAVSIVLNNKPGVSDSTRKRILHILSENGIFPKTANLIDNVRGVIRFCKVVKHGGIINDRHNVFISDYIDGVVEESKSNECVVEFATYNVGNIAEVVANIKPAKGLLGCVILSTELSRNDIALFSTLDVPCIFLDAFYEFYPASFSTMDNFGMVYEIVRYLKECGHRRIGMLNAIGCSNFSQRRAAFGLAMEDLELPYDIAGIYTIRSTHSGSYEDMARILIDIDRRLLPSALFACNDMVAIGAMRAFQEAGISIPDDISIVGFDDLPASAVVSPPLTSMFVPKYEIGQSAVRLLLNRLDCGACRSTSQKYVIGGSLVERSSVKKLS, from the coding sequence TTGGGTAAAGTCACCAGCAAGGAAATTGCAAAACTCGCGGGGGTTTCCGTCTCGGCCGTTTCCATTGTTCTGAATAACAAACCGGGGGTAAGTGATTCGACGCGCAAGCGTATCCTGCACATCCTGTCGGAGAACGGTATTTTTCCGAAAACAGCGAATCTGATCGATAACGTACGAGGTGTGATCAGGTTCTGCAAAGTCGTAAAGCATGGTGGAATCATTAATGACCGACACAATGTTTTTATATCTGATTATATCGACGGTGTTGTCGAAGAATCGAAGAGTAATGAGTGCGTAGTAGAATTCGCGACCTATAACGTGGGTAATATTGCTGAGGTGGTAGCCAATATCAAGCCGGCGAAAGGCCTTCTCGGATGTGTGATTCTCTCCACTGAACTTTCCCGGAATGACATTGCTCTGTTCTCCACTCTCGATGTCCCCTGTATTTTTCTTGATGCATTCTATGAGTTCTATCCAGCTTCGTTCTCAACCATGGATAACTTTGGAATGGTCTACGAAATTGTGAGATATTTGAAGGAATGCGGGCATCGGCGTATCGGGATGCTGAACGCTATCGGCTGCAGTAATTTTTCCCAGCGGCGCGCAGCCTTCGGACTGGCTATGGAAGATTTGGAGCTCCCATATGATATTGCCGGTATCTATACTATTCGCAGCACTCACTCGGGGTCCTACGAGGATATGGCGAGAATCTTGATTGATATCGATAGAAGACTTCTGCCCTCTGCTCTTTTCGCATGCAATGATATGGTCGCCATTGGTGCTATGCGTGCGTTTCAGGAGGCTGGCATCAGTATTCCTGATGATATTTCAATTGTCGGATTCGACGACCTTCCCGCCTCTGCGGTGGTTTCTCCCCCATTGACGAGCATGTTCGTTCCCAAATATGAAATTGGCCAGTCGGCTGTACGGTTGCTCTTGAATCGTCTGGATTGTGGTGCCTGCCGCAGCACGAGTCAAAAGTATGTGATAGGGGGATCGCTTGTCGAACGTTCAAGTGTTAAAAAGCTTAGTTAA